From Echinicola soli, a single genomic window includes:
- a CDS encoding polysaccharide lyase — MKSITNLTCKSFLAGLTTVFFASSCQLDESQQLDEQESTEVADVTTKLSGLLFSEDFEGDDPLKGIHTQGSEDYSLRIVSWRSFEGDKSAMFRLTSSDEMAANGTRSEVLVNSKAPSQDMWYSFAVYFPEDGYEYDKSNESISQWRQSSGGPALSLRTSKDELYLRVVSPKDEKKWEHLNLGPIIKDKWTEFAFRVHHSSGSDGSVEIWRDGNKVLNYNGPNLYKGIGLPHWKVGIYKSIWNYTKTDTDVRTLYMDNIRYGDENVSLSDLVTGSALNLADGVINDAKEPKLIIANADTESLWEDLHPGKIIYFSRLGTKKFSLYADVDKRIKSVRFDLYQQEGDGYKLIHSMLDGGYPFLLFGDDGRGNFYYGNRFLKSGKYRVEMAAFADEKGIIPVGDKMSSTFKIY; from the coding sequence ATGAAATCTATCACCAATTTAACTTGCAAGAGTTTTCTTGCAGGGCTTACTACGGTCTTTTTCGCAAGTTCTTGTCAGCTAGATGAATCGCAACAACTGGATGAGCAAGAAAGTACTGAGGTAGCAGATGTTACAACTAAATTATCAGGATTATTGTTTTCAGAAGATTTTGAGGGGGATGACCCACTGAAAGGAATCCATACTCAAGGGTCTGAAGATTATAGCCTAAGAATTGTTTCATGGCGGTCATTTGAAGGGGATAAATCTGCTATGTTCAGGCTGACATCATCTGATGAAATGGCTGCAAACGGTACGCGTTCTGAAGTACTGGTTAATTCTAAAGCTCCTTCCCAGGATATGTGGTACAGTTTTGCTGTTTATTTTCCTGAGGATGGATACGAGTACGATAAATCTAACGAATCCATTTCACAGTGGAGACAAAGTTCTGGAGGACCAGCCTTGTCCCTAAGAACGTCTAAGGATGAATTGTACCTTCGTGTAGTGTCTCCTAAGGATGAAAAAAAATGGGAACACCTTAATTTGGGACCGATCATAAAAGATAAATGGACAGAATTTGCGTTTCGTGTTCATCATTCCTCTGGGAGTGACGGATCTGTAGAGATTTGGAGAGACGGAAATAAAGTTTTGAATTATAATGGACCGAATTTATACAAGGGAATAGGGCTCCCTCATTGGAAAGTAGGGATTTATAAATCAATATGGAATTATACGAAAACGGATACGGATGTAAGAACACTTTATATGGATAATATCCGGTACGGTGACGAAAATGTATCTTTATCTGACCTTGTAACTGGAAGTGCGTTGAACTTAGCAGATGGAGTAATCAATGATGCTAAAGAACCCAAGCTAATCATCGCAAATGCTGATACAGAATCCCTGTGGGAAGATTTACATCCTGGCAAGATCATTTATTTCTCCAGGTTAGGTACAAAAAAGTTTAGTTTGTACGCAGACGTAGATAAAAGAATTAAAAGTGTACGATTCGATCTCTATCAACAGGAAGGTGATGGGTATAAATTGATCCACTCCATGTTGGATGGCGGATACCCATTTCTATTATTTGGAGATGATGGCAGAGGTAATTTCTATTATGGTAATCGATTCCTAAAGTCTGGAAAGTATCGAGTGGAAATGGCTGCTTTTGCTGATGAAAAAGGCATCATTCCAGTAGGGGATAAAATGTCCTCGACCTTTAAGATTTATTGA
- a CDS encoding serine O-acetyltransferase, which produces MDLIKSKKDLNRFIGIERAKLNIKRPFIMWITYSEGYRVYRFFKNLRYLEYYLNKKKKPWDYVPLAWRYWNHRRMKLKYSFYIHPNTLGEGFHLVHSGFVRIAVFAKIGKNCTVLPRVLIGKKKPGIGNPEVVIGDNCYIGTSVTILGPVKIGNNVTIAAGSVVTHDVPDNCIIGGVPAKILRSKNHSSPVSPAI; this is translated from the coding sequence ATGGATCTTATTAAAAGTAAAAAAGACCTGAACAGGTTTATAGGAATCGAGAGGGCAAAACTTAACATCAAAAGGCCTTTCATCATGTGGATCACCTACTCTGAAGGATACAGGGTATACCGGTTTTTCAAAAACTTACGTTACTTAGAATACTATCTCAACAAAAAGAAAAAACCTTGGGACTATGTCCCCTTGGCATGGAGATATTGGAACCACAGAAGGATGAAGCTAAAATACAGCTTCTACATTCATCCAAACACGCTAGGAGAAGGCTTTCACTTAGTACATTCCGGATTTGTCCGTATTGCTGTGTTTGCTAAAATTGGCAAAAACTGTACAGTACTTCCACGGGTCCTGATAGGCAAAAAAAAACCGGGTATAGGAAATCCCGAAGTGGTTATTGGGGACAATTGTTATATAGGCACAAGTGTTACAATCTTAGGACCGGTAAAAATAGGGAATAATGTAACTATTGCAGCCGGTAGCGTAGTTACACACGATGTACCGGATAATTGCATCATTGGAGGAGTTCCAGCCAAAATTCTAAGAAGTAAAAACCACTCAAGTCCGGTCTCACCAGCCATTTGA
- a CDS encoding DUF354 domain-containing protein: protein MKILIDINHPAHVHYFKNLFKIMTDMGHEILFVSRNKEIEHRLLEAYNIPFINRGKGQNGPIGKFLYLIYADLKLYRIARKFKPDVFLNFLHPYPSHIAKLMNKPSIVFSDTEHATLHAKLTVPYATSIHTPTCYRTDLGQKHHRFNGYMELSYLHPHYFTPDPKILDLIGIKPQERFVIVRFVAWGSVHDFGHSGMSLDNKRKAIREISKYAQVLITSERELPEDLEKYRIKIPIDKIHHALYYSSLLFGESATMASEAAVLGTPAIFLDNDGRGYTDEQEKKYQLVYNFTEAQQDQEEAINKAIDILSDQKNDQIFKERRMDLINNCIDTTAYMIEKVMEYAPAKQFAQKKTQHTKTLLKVSSQSQ from the coding sequence ATGAAAATTTTAATTGACATTAATCATCCGGCTCACGTCCACTATTTTAAAAATTTATTTAAAATAATGACTGACATGGGGCACGAAATATTATTTGTTTCACGAAACAAAGAAATTGAGCACCGACTTTTAGAAGCCTATAATATCCCGTTCATTAATAGAGGTAAGGGACAAAACGGCCCCATTGGAAAATTCTTATACCTTATTTATGCTGATTTAAAGTTATATAGAATAGCCAGAAAGTTTAAACCAGATGTATTTTTGAACTTTTTACACCCCTATCCTTCGCACATTGCAAAACTCATGAACAAGCCTTCCATTGTTTTTAGCGATACAGAGCATGCCACACTACATGCCAAGCTAACAGTTCCTTATGCCACATCTATCCATACCCCCACCTGCTACAGAACAGACCTAGGCCAAAAACATCATCGATTCAATGGGTATATGGAATTATCGTATTTGCATCCTCATTATTTCACCCCAGACCCTAAAATATTGGACCTTATCGGTATAAAACCTCAAGAGCGGTTTGTTATTGTACGATTTGTAGCTTGGGGCTCAGTCCATGACTTTGGTCATTCAGGGATGTCATTGGACAATAAACGTAAAGCGATTAGGGAAATTTCAAAATATGCTCAGGTACTAATAACTTCAGAGAGAGAACTCCCGGAAGATCTCGAAAAATATAGGATCAAAATTCCCATCGATAAAATTCACCATGCCTTGTACTATAGCTCCTTGCTATTTGGAGAAAGTGCCACTATGGCATCAGAGGCTGCTGTTTTAGGAACACCCGCTATATTCCTGGACAATGATGGCCGGGGCTATACAGATGAACAGGAAAAAAAATATCAACTGGTCTATAATTTTACTGAAGCTCAGCAAGATCAAGAAGAAGCCATTAACAAGGCCATTGATATATTATCTGATCAAAAGAACGACCAAATATTTAAAGAAAGGAGAATGGACCTCATAAATAATTGCATTGACACCACTGCATATATGATCGAAAAAGTTATGGAATATGCTCCAGCAAAACAGTTTGCCCAAAAAAAGACACAACATACTAAAACTTTGCTTAAGGTCTCTAGTCAAAGCCAGTGA
- a CDS encoding glycosyltransferase family 4 protein, producing MRKSNQIDNTITEGTGDGNYAIEFSKNKNSAAYPTEKAIKVLFVSSGNLKNFDLAPFIKVQGESLVQVGINVTYFKVKGKGSKGYINNIENLRNFIKNNHFDLIHAHFTLSGWVAALSFPKQPLILSLMGTDALGRVKSQWKIAKVFNYLTMLTYLIQPFVKKIIAKSPNIDRHVWIKSKSHILPNGVDLSKFDGKRTDYSEDLNLDHDKKYILFLGKRDDKNKNFQFLKEIESDLAKLNFQLIAPYPVSHPTIIKYLSTVEMVVVCSLQEGSPNVVKEAMASNCKGVFTDVGDIREVVGNTPGYAITSFKKEDLLDNILKVDAMTVCKGRERLIEKKLDTKNIALKLKAIYLDALNI from the coding sequence ATGAGAAAAAGCAATCAGATAGATAATACGATAACAGAAGGCACAGGTGATGGAAACTATGCCATTGAATTCAGTAAAAACAAAAATTCAGCTGCCTATCCTACAGAAAAAGCTATTAAGGTGCTGTTTGTTTCATCAGGGAATTTAAAAAACTTTGATCTAGCGCCATTCATTAAAGTGCAAGGAGAATCACTGGTCCAAGTGGGCATTAATGTGACCTATTTTAAGGTCAAGGGCAAAGGGTCCAAAGGATATATCAACAACATAGAGAATCTCAGGAATTTTATTAAAAACAATCATTTTGACCTCATTCATGCTCACTTTACGCTATCGGGTTGGGTAGCTGCCCTCTCTTTCCCCAAACAACCGCTCATCCTCTCTCTTATGGGCACTGATGCCCTGGGACGAGTAAAAAGTCAATGGAAAATAGCAAAGGTATTCAATTACCTTACAATGCTCACATACCTTATCCAGCCTTTTGTGAAGAAAATCATCGCCAAATCACCAAATATTGACAGGCACGTATGGATCAAAAGCAAATCCCATATCCTACCCAATGGGGTAGACTTATCTAAATTTGACGGAAAACGAACCGATTATAGCGAAGACTTAAATTTAGATCATGATAAGAAGTACATTCTATTTTTGGGCAAAAGAGACGATAAAAACAAAAACTTTCAGTTCCTCAAGGAAATTGAAAGTGACCTTGCCAAGCTTAATTTCCAACTTATCGCCCCCTACCCTGTCAGCCATCCTACGATCATTAAATACCTGAGTACCGTGGAAATGGTGGTGGTATGTTCACTCCAAGAAGGATCTCCGAATGTAGTTAAAGAAGCCATGGCTTCAAATTGCAAAGGAGTATTTACAGACGTAGGCGACATTAGGGAAGTAGTAGGTAATACCCCGGGATATGCTATAACGTCATTTAAAAAAGAGGATCTATTGGACAATATCTTGAAAGTTGATGCAATGACAGTTTGCAAAGGAAGAGAACGTCTCATCGAAAAGAAATTAGATACTAAAAATATAGCGTTAAAGTTAAAGGCAATTTACCTGGATGCCTTAAACATTTAA
- a CDS encoding polysaccharide deacetylase family protein: MNKKLRNIYAQKIAKAFINLGFLKLAKNRALNKDHILSIYFHNPTKDEFEEMIVWLKDNGFKFISVDILKDIIYKKAPFPKGAVLITVDDGWASNVENMAKVAKQYQVPITIFLATEAIEEGYYWFSATKKAYKQKLGYPNSEEMKKLSNSERTKLYQKLKQQTSLGEREAMTIEDIKSLKENDFVSFGAHTHSHPILPNCTNEEAAKEVQISKEKVTTWSGMEVDTFAYPNGDFGERERNILKENGFKVAFSTKATTLKKEDLKNPLALPRLGFLEGASREENLCRIMGIWYSRSTFKTN; this comes from the coding sequence ATGAATAAGAAACTTCGAAACATATACGCGCAAAAAATAGCAAAAGCTTTTATTAATCTTGGATTTTTAAAACTCGCAAAAAACAGGGCATTAAACAAAGATCATATTTTATCCATTTACTTTCACAATCCCACTAAAGATGAATTTGAAGAAATGATTGTTTGGCTAAAGGATAATGGCTTCAAATTTATCAGTGTCGACATATTAAAGGACATCATCTATAAAAAAGCACCTTTTCCCAAAGGAGCTGTACTGATCACCGTAGATGATGGATGGGCTTCCAATGTAGAAAACATGGCCAAAGTAGCCAAGCAGTACCAAGTTCCCATCACTATATTCCTTGCCACAGAAGCCATTGAAGAGGGATACTACTGGTTTTCTGCCACAAAAAAGGCGTATAAACAAAAACTAGGATATCCGAATTCAGAGGAAATGAAAAAGCTCAGCAACTCTGAAAGGACAAAGCTCTACCAAAAGCTAAAGCAACAAACCTCCCTTGGCGAACGTGAGGCCATGACGATCGAAGACATAAAGTCCTTAAAAGAAAATGATTTTGTGAGTTTTGGTGCTCATACCCATTCCCATCCAATCCTGCCAAACTGTACAAATGAGGAAGCCGCCAAGGAAGTTCAAATTAGTAAAGAAAAAGTAACCACCTGGTCCGGTATGGAAGTAGATACTTTTGCCTACCCTAATGGGGATTTTGGTGAAAGGGAAAGGAATATATTGAAGGAAAATGGGTTTAAGGTGGCCTTTTCCACTAAAGCGACTACCCTAAAAAAAGAAGATTTAAAAAATCCGCTGGCCCTTCCAAGATTGGGGTTTCTGGAAGGAGCATCCCGAGAGGAAAACCTATGTCGGATAATGGGCATTTGGTATTCCAGATCGACCTTCAAAACTAACTAA
- a CDS encoding GNAT family N-acetyltransferase, with translation MKIHKGMEVLELAKHSGFIGCWNQLVKDCPWATVFQQKEFVLTWYELFSDQTPFMITDWNGDSMTGLFSLIEKDGQLSYPGNNLAEYQVWISTPESNTSFIKEALELIQKEYTLSLKYIPSGTPLDWVSSNGQLKNSIFLKEYPQPVMQCDEEHLEKELRKKNKKEKINRLKRQGELSFERVISTNDFNTILPNLVEQNEFRKGAIYGKLAFLEDPRRVDFLSRVFEKKLLHASILKLDNKIIASNVGFITSETVHLQGLNTHSPFYAKYSPGILHFLMLGIHLKKENYRYFDLTPGGADGYKSNLATSYYTAHEMQMDSVYATKKNKVKDALKRKAKTLIGKHSKKASVLSNLFSTPSMGIGSINPGGTNTEIYLNIKGHQFSVNADKSSLVKAIPPITYKKNDIADLLNFPLSTKRTDFLSDAMYRIENGQVFYAITGGDQLFATLWYIPTGTKDPEGNNRAHNHLEFSYLAPNLENPQSILNGIIKDQGLSRDLVSKLELVHFKSSLLE, from the coding sequence ATGAAAATTCATAAAGGCATGGAAGTCCTCGAACTGGCGAAGCATTCTGGTTTTATCGGATGCTGGAATCAGCTGGTTAAAGACTGTCCATGGGCCACTGTCTTTCAGCAGAAGGAATTCGTACTGACCTGGTATGAACTATTCAGTGATCAGACACCATTTATGATTACTGATTGGAATGGAGACTCCATGACCGGACTATTTAGCCTAATTGAAAAAGATGGACAGCTCTCCTATCCCGGTAATAATCTCGCAGAATACCAGGTATGGATATCTACTCCAGAGTCCAACACTTCATTCATTAAAGAGGCGTTGGAATTGATCCAGAAGGAATACACTTTATCCCTCAAATACATCCCATCGGGAACTCCTCTGGATTGGGTTAGCAGTAATGGGCAACTCAAGAACTCCATCTTCCTAAAAGAATATCCCCAGCCTGTCATGCAGTGCGATGAAGAACACTTGGAAAAAGAGCTAAGAAAGAAAAACAAAAAAGAGAAAATAAACCGGCTGAAACGTCAGGGGGAATTGTCTTTCGAACGGGTAATCTCTACGAATGATTTCAATACCATACTTCCGAATCTTGTCGAACAGAACGAATTTAGAAAAGGAGCCATATATGGAAAACTGGCCTTTCTTGAAGATCCCAGAAGAGTTGATTTTCTTTCCAGAGTATTTGAAAAAAAATTACTGCATGCCAGTATTTTAAAACTAGACAATAAAATTATTGCTTCTAATGTGGGTTTTATCACGAGTGAAACAGTCCATCTACAAGGGCTTAATACTCACTCCCCGTTTTATGCCAAATACTCTCCGGGAATCCTTCACTTCCTAATGCTGGGAATCCATCTTAAAAAAGAAAATTACCGCTATTTTGACCTAACACCAGGTGGTGCAGATGGTTATAAATCAAATCTGGCCACCAGCTACTACACCGCTCATGAGATGCAAATGGATTCGGTATACGCTACCAAGAAAAATAAAGTCAAGGATGCCCTAAAAAGAAAAGCCAAAACGCTAATTGGAAAGCACTCAAAAAAAGCATCGGTACTGTCCAATCTGTTCAGTACACCTTCTATGGGGATCGGTTCAATAAATCCCGGGGGAACAAATACAGAGATTTACTTGAACATAAAAGGTCATCAATTTAGTGTAAATGCTGACAAAAGTAGTTTGGTGAAAGCAATACCACCTATTACTTATAAAAAGAATGATATCGCAGACCTTCTCAATTTTCCACTGAGCACCAAAAGAACCGATTTTCTATCTGACGCTATGTACAGAATTGAAAATGGCCAGGTCTTCTATGCCATCACAGGAGGTGATCAGCTTTTCGCGACATTATGGTATATTCCAACAGGAACCAAAGATCCAGAAGGAAATAATAGAGCTCATAACCATCTGGAGTTTTCCTATTTAGCACCTAATCTGGAAAACCCTCAATCAATATTAAATGGAATCATCAAAGACCAAGGATTATCAAGAGACCTAGTTTCAAAATTGGAATTGGTGCATTTCAAATCGTCTTTATTGGAATAG
- a CDS encoding GNAT family N-acetyltransferase — protein sequence MTTSTISKTFIGNCVFDILKDNNFQQEWDKLYENTSWATVFQKREFVETWYTVNQEYITPILLTVFEGSELIGLLALTTAKQNGELKKNGSLKITGAGKFDAEYQAWLVKEGHNETFVKNGFEALFKEFPQCKLSLRFIPDPSIIEPLKSLTSIREKHTVLHKHHRPLMDFALVEEQKLFRKRHLKAKYNRIHRAGNVEFINVTDTDEFIQVLNEILVYLDFRQAAMFNKLPSKSNPNRNKFLVDLFRKDLLHVTALKLDGETISSIIGMKGKGWMHLAGLISYSPFHSKHSPGLVHLYMLGRMLQEEGYQKFDLTPGYDGYKERVSTSGDEVIELHLSKNIKYGIKKFLRKNLHNTLIKFDVRPMTFELNLKKKIYLIKEKVNGITRSIFSSDKPKATWSFPSDTVNLSVHKNCITDLLKYTDQNTTQSRWEFLEKAFTLVSKGAEFYSVTDGVQLLASIWIASNEQQTGTDETSPQIAESYFHKAFKNNKSAFERYVIECESTPSPSDKSNQHHENS from the coding sequence ATGACAACATCAACAATTTCGAAGACATTCATTGGAAATTGCGTTTTTGACATTCTTAAAGACAACAACTTCCAACAAGAATGGGATAAACTTTACGAAAACACAAGTTGGGCCACTGTCTTTCAGAAAAGAGAGTTTGTAGAAACTTGGTATACAGTTAACCAAGAATACATTACCCCAATCCTACTTACTGTCTTTGAAGGCAGCGAATTGATCGGCCTTTTAGCACTGACTACAGCTAAACAAAATGGAGAATTAAAGAAAAACGGCTCATTAAAGATCACAGGTGCTGGGAAATTCGATGCCGAATACCAAGCTTGGTTAGTTAAAGAGGGTCATAATGAGACATTTGTCAAAAATGGCTTTGAAGCACTTTTCAAGGAATTTCCACAATGCAAACTAAGCCTAAGGTTTATTCCTGACCCTTCCATAATCGAGCCACTAAAATCCCTGACATCGATCAGGGAGAAACATACGGTTTTACATAAACACCATCGTCCTTTAATGGATTTTGCATTGGTGGAAGAACAAAAACTATTTCGAAAGAGACATCTCAAAGCTAAGTACAACCGTATCCATCGCGCTGGAAATGTGGAATTCATCAACGTCACTGATACAGATGAATTTATACAAGTATTAAACGAAATACTTGTCTACTTGGACTTCAGGCAGGCAGCGATGTTCAATAAACTCCCTTCAAAATCCAACCCAAACCGTAATAAATTTTTAGTCGATCTATTCCGAAAAGATCTCCTACACGTGACTGCCTTAAAACTGGATGGGGAAACAATTTCGTCCATCATTGGCATGAAAGGAAAAGGATGGATGCATTTAGCTGGATTGATTAGCTATTCTCCATTTCATTCGAAGCATTCCCCTGGATTGGTTCATTTATATATGCTGGGAAGAATGCTCCAAGAAGAAGGTTATCAGAAGTTCGATCTTACCCCTGGTTATGACGGATATAAGGAACGGGTATCAACCAGTGGAGATGAAGTCATAGAACTTCATTTAAGCAAAAACATCAAGTATGGCATAAAAAAATTCTTGAGAAAAAACCTACACAATACACTCATTAAGTTTGATGTCCGGCCGATGACTTTTGAACTTAACTTGAAGAAAAAAATATATCTTATCAAGGAAAAAGTAAATGGAATTACCAGATCAATCTTCTCATCTGACAAGCCAAAGGCTACATGGTCATTTCCTTCAGACACCGTTAACCTATCCGTTCATAAAAACTGCATCACGGATTTGCTCAAGTACACTGACCAAAACACTACTCAATCGAGATGGGAATTTCTCGAAAAAGCATTTACGCTTGTCAGTAAAGGTGCTGAATTTTATTCAGTGACGGATGGAGTCCAGCTATTGGCAAGTATCTGGATAGCATCTAACGAGCAACAAACAGGAACGGATGAAACTTCTCCGCAAATCGCAGAAAGTTATTTCCACAAAGCCTTCAAGAATAATAAATCGGCATTTGAAAGGTATGTGATCGAATGTGAATCCACCCCCTCTCCTTCAGATAAATCAAATCAGCATCATGAAAATTCATAA
- a CDS encoding polysaccharide pyruvyl transferase family protein → MKTRILITHISQTLNYGSAMMALNLISRMKPLLPEAEIYCECDDYNLDRLKIGTGVQDLKKFDALFNTTLTPITKVKRYIFGSDESIKKITDNFDILIVLGGDDLSETYKKGALLKGSVYKSINKKCKVILAGQSFGPFFGSTRVMIKNFYKDISIITRDDNSYEFSKSLGIKKLVKSRDLAMMPLPYQKEFGKIVENYPSLHPNKYITMVPSGLWHKYTDDKEGYIKTWKKLILNLTKRFPDFKFVILGHVLAPAKSDDRFVIKEIEKNMEPNELENLIFITNAIQPAEARQILGGSLMVITGRMHAAVSTFFMKKPAISLAYSEKYAGVIGRGLGLPDLIVESRNQTWGDQSPLLKEVDKKITYVENHYPELTKKIDNKIEECTGLVEDQINFIVSEILQSQKALA, encoded by the coding sequence ATGAAGACAAGAATACTTATTACCCACATTTCCCAAACATTAAATTATGGTAGTGCTATGATGGCACTGAATTTAATTAGTAGGATGAAGCCATTACTTCCCGAAGCGGAAATTTACTGTGAATGCGACGATTATAACTTGGATAGGCTTAAGATAGGAACGGGTGTGCAGGATCTGAAAAAATTCGATGCCCTATTCAATACTACATTAACCCCTATCACCAAAGTGAAACGCTATATTTTCGGCAGTGATGAGTCTATCAAAAAAATCACAGACAACTTTGATATCCTCATTGTATTGGGTGGTGATGATCTCTCTGAAACTTACAAAAAAGGAGCTCTGCTAAAGGGATCGGTTTATAAATCCATTAACAAGAAATGTAAGGTGATTCTAGCTGGTCAATCCTTCGGGCCGTTCTTTGGTAGCACACGGGTAATGATTAAAAACTTCTACAAAGATATTAGTATCATTACTCGAGATGATAACAGCTATGAGTTTTCCAAAAGCCTGGGCATTAAGAAATTGGTAAAAAGCAGGGATCTCGCCATGATGCCTTTGCCATACCAAAAGGAATTTGGAAAAATCGTAGAAAACTACCCCAGCCTACATCCCAATAAGTATATCACCATGGTTCCTTCAGGATTATGGCATAAATATACAGATGATAAAGAAGGCTACATTAAAACCTGGAAAAAATTAATTCTCAATCTTACCAAACGATTCCCTGATTTCAAATTTGTAATCCTAGGACACGTTTTGGCCCCAGCAAAATCCGATGATCGCTTTGTTATCAAAGAAATTGAAAAAAACATGGAACCAAATGAGTTAGAAAATCTTATTTTCATTACGAATGCAATCCAGCCAGCTGAAGCCAGACAAATCCTTGGAGGAAGCTTGATGGTCATTACCGGTCGAATGCATGCTGCCGTTTCTACATTCTTCATGAAAAAGCCAGCTATTTCCTTAGCATATAGTGAAAAATATGCAGGTGTTATAGGCAGAGGCCTGGGCCTACCGGATTTAATCGTCGAATCTAGAAATCAAACCTGGGGAGACCAGTCTCCACTACTGAAAGAAGTAGACAAAAAGATCACTTATGTAGAAAACCACTATCCAGAGTTGACAAAGAAAATAGACAACAAAATCGAAGAATGCACCGGATTAGTAGAAGACCAGATAAATTTTATTGTAAGTGAAATTCTACAAAGCCAAAAAGCACTTGCTTAA
- a CDS encoding glycosyltransferase family 2 protein — MFSVVIPLYNKAENIIQTLASVQGQTYTDFEIVIVNDGSTDNSVEKVEEIKDERIKLFHKKNGGVSDARNYGIDKSTNAYIAFMDADDLWKPNYLKVMAQLIKEFPEAGMYNCAHSTIYRGKSYDMNHDIKRGIIENYFKTSLKYVIAWTSATIVRKDVFDKVGGFPVGMISGEDVYTWAKIALQYPVAFHPDALTIYIKQDQSIVHRSNKKDNCKEAWQDLYQKNNNDANKYIAMKAILKGKRYAWGGHLSESRKIEKDFRYINDYPEVEHSWKKLYLLNRTPNFIKKLILGYKQAVAQSNKSAS; from the coding sequence ATGTTCAGTGTAGTCATTCCTTTATATAACAAAGCAGAAAACATCATCCAAACCTTAGCCTCTGTCCAGGGACAGACCTATACGGATTTTGAAATAGTAATTGTAAACGATGGTTCTACCGACAATAGTGTCGAAAAAGTAGAGGAAATTAAAGACGAAAGGATCAAGCTATTTCACAAAAAAAATGGCGGCGTTTCTGATGCCAGAAATTACGGAATCGATAAATCCACCAATGCATATATCGCCTTTATGGATGCCGATGACTTATGGAAGCCAAATTATCTTAAAGTAATGGCCCAACTCATAAAAGAGTTTCCTGAAGCTGGAATGTATAATTGCGCCCACTCGACTATTTATAGAGGAAAATCCTATGATATGAACCATGATATCAAAAGAGGCATTATAGAGAATTATTTCAAAACATCTCTCAAATATGTCATCGCTTGGACCAGTGCAACAATTGTACGGAAAGATGTCTTTGATAAAGTTGGGGGATTTCCAGTCGGGATGATATCAGGAGAAGACGTGTACACATGGGCAAAAATCGCCCTTCAATACCCTGTAGCCTTCCACCCAGATGCGCTTACCATCTACATTAAACAGGACCAGTCTATTGTACACAGAAGCAATAAAAAAGACAATTGTAAGGAAGCTTGGCAGGATCTTTATCAAAAAAACAATAATGATGCAAACAAGTATATAGCCATGAAAGCCATTCTGAAAGGCAAACGGTATGCTTGGGGAGGTCATTTATCAGAAAGCAGGAAAATAGAAAAAGACTTTAGGTATATCAATGATTATCCAGAAGTTGAACATTCATGGAAAAAACTTTACCTCCTGAACAGAACACCCAATTTCATAAAGAAATTGATTTTAGGCTATAAACAAGCAGTCGCCCAGTCAAACAAGTCAGCATCATGA